The segment GCCGTACAGGATCTCGCCCAGCTCCTTGGTGTTGATGTAGTACACCCGCTGGTCCTTGCCGGTGTCGCCGCCGTAGGTAAAGCGCTTGGCTACGGTCTGGAAGGTAGCTGCCAGACTGTCGCCGAAGTTGCCGGTGAACACGCTGGGCTCGGTGGATGCGTCAAAGGTGAACTCGCCCGGTTCGGCGCACACCTCCACCACGCGGCCCTGCTCCACGATGAGCATACACTGTCCGTCTGCCACGGCGATGCCGCTGCCGTTGGTGATGATGTTGTCCTCGCCGTTGTTGGAGCTGCGGCGGGAGGTGCGCTTCTGGCCCTTGACCATCAGCACATCCTTGTCCAGAGAATCGCAGTAGAAAAATTCCTTCCACTGGTCTGCAAGGGTTCCGCCCAGTGCGCCCATACCTGCTTTGATAAGACCCATAGTAATTTCCTCCTGTTATTTGTTTGTTGTAAGCGACAACGCTTTGTCATCGCATTGCGTTCGGTTTCGGTCACGGTACAAGGGTTAGATCCGGGGAGTCGTTTTTCCAGTAAGCGGGACGCGTGTCCCGGTCAAACAGTACTTCTCCGGCGCGGTATTTCAGGCTGCAGCCGCTGGGACTGCCGTCATCGTTCAGCAAAATGGCCCAGAACTCGCAGGGTCTGCCGTTCTGGTCGGTCAGTTTAAAATACAGCTCGGTGCCGTCCTCGGTGCGGCCCTGTGTTCCCTCGGCGGTGCCGGTCAGAATGCCGCTCCACCCGTCCCATTCCACGCTCATGCAGCAGCTGCCGTCCGGCAGGAAGGTCATCCAGCGGATGCCCTTTGCGGCCTCGTCTCCGGCGCGGTAAGTGCCCCACAGCCTGCGGGGGATGGCGGAGAAACCGATATCGTCCCACGCGCTGGTGCGCCGAAAAACGTACCAGACCTCACTGCCCTTTTTGGGGCCGGTGGACTGCATCCGCAGTGAGCCGTCCTCCATCATGGAGATGGTCCAGCTGCTTCTGCCGTCCTCGCTGAGGCAAGTCAGGTTCCAGCCCTGACTTTTTTCCCCGTCCCAGCCGGTCACAGCGCCGGCATTCAGCTCTCCGGTGCGGGTCTCGGCAGCGGACTGGATCTGCGGGCTGCCGTATGTTTCCCGGATGAAGGAGACGGTCACCGTGCCGGTGATCTCGGCCTTTTCCAGCCGTAGGGTATAGCTTTCGTTGCGGTCGGCGGGGGCATAGCTGCCCTCCTGCGTCACCGCCGTGACTGCCATCCACTCGGTTAGCACCTGCTGCTCCCAGTTTTCCGGCAGCGGCTGCGCGTCCAGCGGGATGACCGGGACATCGTTCACATACTCTCCCCCGGACGCGCTGAACCGGCCGACCACAAAGGAAACGTTCCCCGCTTCGTCAAACGAAAACGGCAATTCATCCAGCGTGGCCCACCATGCAGTGTTGCCCTCTTTCAGGCTGCCGGGGGGCAGCAGCCCCCGCTCACAGGCGGCCTGCCGGTCCAGCTCATCCCGGCGCTTCACGTCACGGTACAGCGCTTCTTCCAGCGCGGCGGGGTCTGCCCCCATGCGCTGCAGCAGCTGGGTGGCGGTGAGCTGGTTGCCGCTTTCAAAATCGAAGCACCAGCCGTTGTGGAAGGGTGCATCCGTACCGCCGTAGCAGCTGCTGACCACAAGGCTGACGCAGTCGCCGTACCAGCTGGCGTTCCAGTTCATCTCAATGCAGATGTCCCACACGTCCGGATCGGCTGCCTCCGGGCAGTCCGCATAATCCTGCACATCGTATTCGTAGTACCGGGCGATCTCGGCGTTGATGCGGGCGGCGTCGGCGCTGTCGCTTTCCAGCCGGGGCAGATGGATGTTCAGCCGAACCTTGCTGCCGTTCTCTGCCTGCACCACCTTTTCAAGGGTGTACTGCTCGGTGATCGCCGCGGTGGCGTGCATGGAATCCGGCGGGGTCGATTTCAGCTCCCGGCTGTCAGCCGGGCGGGCAGAGGCTGCGGCCCTTGCTCCGCAGCCCGCCAGCAGCGCCGCCAGCAAAACTGCCAGCGCGCCGCAGAGAGCGATGTGTTTCATCTTGCACCTCCTTGTCTGCGGACTCAGCTGCGCTGCAGGTCCATCCAGCTGATGTAGCTGTACTCGGCGTTGCCGCCCATGTCTGCCATGGTCATGGTGCCGTCCTCCCGCAGTGCGATGGCCCACTCGTAGTTTTTGTCATCCGCGCGCTGGCAGCGGATCTGCCAGCATTCGCCCTCAAAGGCAAATTCTATTTTGCCCCGTGTGGGCACGCCGGTGCGGGTCTCGGTGGTGGTATCGCCGTATTTTGAGATGCGGGTCAGGGTGGCACGGACGGTGTCCGGGCTGTCGCCCGGTTCCAGCTTCAAGGTGTAGCTTTCCCCTTCCTCTGCAGGGTTGCACACATCGCCATCCACCTCCGTGCGGAAGACCACCCACTCGCCCAAAACGCGCTGCTGCCAGTTTTCCGGCACCGAGTCATCGTACAGGGGGATGGTCAACTCGTAGCTCACATACTTCTGCTCCCCGGCGTTGTAGATCTCCGCACCGAGGGAAACGTTCCTTTCGTCCTCGTCTCCCCAGATGGACAAAGGCAGCTGGTCCAGCGAACTCCACCATTTCCGGTCAAAGCTTTCCTTGGCAGGGCAGGCACCGGTATCGGCATTCTGCCAGCACTCCTCAAAGATCTCATCCGCCTGACGAGCGATCCGCTGCTCTATATCGGCGGGGTCCAGCCCCATCCGCTCCAGCATCTGGGTGGTGGTAAGCTCCTTGCCGCTGGCAAAGTCGAAGCAGAATCCCTGCCCTTTCTGGCTGCTGTCGGCGCTGAAATAGACATTCATCACCAGACTCAGACAGTCGCCGTACCAGTACTGGTAGTAGCCGACGCTGCGTACCTCATCCCAGGGGGTGCCGTTTTCCAACGCCGGATACTCCAGACAGGGCTTGCAGGGTTCCACATAGCACTGCGCCAGCCGGGCGTTGATGCGGGCGGCGTCGGCGCTGGCACTGTTGATCCGGGGCACCTCCATGTTGAGGCACAAGACCTTGCCTGCCGGGTCCTGCAGATTTTTATTGATCTCCCACTGGTTGGTGACCCGCTGGTCCAGCGGGGGAAGCTCCTGCGGAGTTTCGGTGCCGTTCTCCGGCTCCGGGGCGGTGTCAGCCTCCGGGGTGGAGACCGGCAGAGCACTTTCGGTTTTGACAGGCGGACCTGCGATGCTGCCTTCTTCCCGGGTCATCTGGGAAGATGCTGCCCCGCAGCCCGCCAGCAGCGCTGCCAGCAAAACTGCCAGCAGCGAAGAAACTGCTTTGTGTTTCATGGTGGTTCTCCTGTGTTTTCAGCGGCTGCGCCGGGGTCAGGGATCCGGGCAGCGGATCAGCTGCAGCTGGGTCTTTCCCTCGGCAAAGGGGTTCTCCCCGTCGATCATGGTAAGGTTCAGGGTCTCGTTGTACAGGTCGTACTTCACCGCCGCCACAAAGGTGATGCCCGGCATCCCGTCCTCCGTCTCGCTGGTAGAGACGCCCAGTACCATGCCCTCCGGCACCACGCCCAGATAGTCGGCGTAGCCCTGATAGAAAACGTTGTTGTCCTGCACGCCCATCTGGACGAGGCCATTGCTTTCCACGTCCATCCAGTTAAACCGGTCGTCCGCCATCTCGTTGAAGGCACCGACGGCCTCCGAGGGAATCTCCTGCCCGTTCCACTCTTCCGTCAGGGGAGCAAGTTCCAGCACAGAGCCATCCTCCTGATGCAGAATTACCTCTTTGCCGCTGCGTTCCAGCGCCACGCCGTTGTTTGCAATATAGATGGGGTCCTGACAGACCAGAACATTTCCGGACATAAGGCAGCGCAGCACATCCACATACTCCACCACGCCGTCCTTGGTCAGCAGATAGACCACCGGGTGGAAGGATGCGCCGATTTCTCCGATGCACACATCCACATATTCATTGTAGATGCCAAGGATGGGGAAAGTGCGGTCCTGTTCCAGCCGGATGCCGTAATCCGCGTCCCATGCGGCGGTCTCCGGCGTGCGGCACAGGGTGATGGTGCCCTGCGTTCCTTCCAGCTGCACCGAAGCGCTGCCGTAGGTATCGGTCAGCACCGTCTGCGGCTGCGGGTCAGCAGCCTGCAGCGGGATCTCCACATCCAGCTGCCGCCAGCCCCACCCGGCGGTGGAGCTGCACCCGCCCCGGAGCACCAGCCGGTTTTGTTCCGGCAGCAGCAGGCACAGGTCCTCCAGCTGGTTGTTTTCCAGCGTGTTCATCCGCATGCTTGCCAGATTGCCGCCGCTGAGCAGACCCTCGTAGTAGCCGCCCTGCGCCATGTGCCGGTCAAAGGTCTGCATGGCCCCGCGCAGCATCTGCTGCTGCACGGCGTCCGGGTCCAGCCCCATGCGCTGCAGCATTTCCGTCACGGAGACCTGCTTTTCGGTGGCAAAATCGAAGCACCAGCCCCGGGAATACCCCGGGTCGGAGCCGCCGTCGTAGCGGAACATCACAAGGCTTACGCAGTCCCCGTACCAGTAGGCGTCCCAATTGATATAAGTATCCGGGTTCCCCTCGTCCTGCTGGGGCTCGATCTCCGGGCTGTCCTCGTACTCTCGGAATTCTGCCGCATACATGGCGGCAAGCTCATAGTTGATATAAGCGGCGTCCGGGCTGTAGCACACAAGCTGCGGCACATGGATGTTCAGCCTATAGGTGATGTCGTACTCGTTCCGGATGGTCTTTTCCAGCGTGAACTGCTCGGTAATGCGGTCTTTTTGTGCTGTCTGCACCGCCGTGTCTGCGGCGCTTTGGGAAGCTGCGCCGGAGCTTGCGGGGGCAGCGGGAGCCGCCGCACCGCCGCAGCCGGTCAGCCAGAGAGCCGCCGCCAGCACCGCAGCGGCAAGGCGTTTGTGTTTCATAGTCGTTCTCCTGTGTTCTCAGCCGTAGCTGCGGGTCATCTGCAGCTGGGTCTCGCCCTCGGCAAAGGGGTTTTGCCCGGCGATCATGGTCATGGTCAGGTTCTCGTAGTACAGGTCCAGCTTGAACGCCGCCACAAACTCGATGGACGACTGCCCGGCTTCGGTCTCGTCGGCATAGATGCCCAGCACCACGCCCTCGGGCACCACGCCCAGATACGCGGCGTCGCCCTGATAGATGCGGCTGTTGTCCTGCACGCCCAGCTGAACGATGCTGTCACTGCCAAGGTCCATCCAGTTCCAGCCGTTTTCGCCGGTATAGTTGTAGGAGCCGGTGACGGAATAGGGAATCTCCTGCGCGCTCCACTCTGCCGACAGGGGAGCCAGCTCCAGCACAGAGCCGTCCTTCCGGTGCAGATTCACCTCGCTGCCGCAGAGTTCCAGCGCAGTGCCGTTGTTGGCAAAGTAGATGGGGTCCTGGCAGATCATGGCCGTGGCATCCCCGAACAGCAGGCAGCGCAGCACGTCCACATACTCCACCACGCCGTCCTTGGTCAGCAGATAGACCACCGGGCGGAAGAAGCCGTCATCCTGATCCCCGATGCACACGTCCACATATTCATTGTAAGCGCCAAGGATGGGATAGGTGCGCGTCTGTTCCACCCGGATGCCAATGTCTTCCCACTGATTGATCCTTGGCGCGGGGCTCAGGGTGATGGTGGCCTGTGTTCCCTTCAGCTGCACCTGCACACCGTCGTAGGTGTCGGTCAGCACCGGGGTATCGGCGGGGGCGGCGGGGGTCAGCGGGATCTCCACATCCAGCTGCTGCCAGCCCCAGTCGGTCTCGGAGCAGTACCTGCCCCGGAGCACCAGCCGGTCCTGTTCCGGCAAAAGCAGACACAGGTTTTCCAGTTCATTGTATTCCAGCGTGCGCATCCGCATTTCCGACAGGTTCCCGCCGCTGCGCAGGCCCTCGTAATACGCGCCCTGCGCCATCTCCCGGTCAAAGGTCTGCATGGCCTGCCGCTGCACCTGCGTCTGCACCTCGTCCGGGTCCAGACCCATGTGCTGCAGCATCTCGGCTGTGGTGAGCCGCTTGCCGGTGGCAAAATCGAAGCACCACCCGCTGTAATACCACGGGGCGTCGTCGTAATCGCGGCGGCGTATCACCAGACTGACGCAGTCGCCGTACCAGTAGGCGTCCCAGTTGATGCTCTCGGTCGGTGGGCTCTCTTCGCCCTGCGGCACCTCAGCGTCCGGGTAGCTTTCATAATCCTTGTATTCCGCCACATACATAGCGGCAAGTTCTTCGTTGAGAGCGGCGGCGTCCGGGCTGTCGCACACAAGCTGCGGCACATGGATGCTCAGCTTCATCACGCCGATCATCTCGCCCCGCACCGTCTTTTCAAGGCTCCACTGGTCGGTGATGCGCTCCTTTTGCGCCGTCTGCACCGCTGCGGCTGCGGCGCTTTGGGAAGCTGCGCCGGAGCCTGCGGGGGCCGCGGGGGCAGCTGCGCCGCCGCAGCCGGTCAGCAGCAGCGCCGCAGCCAGAACCACAGCAGCAAAACATTTGTGTTTCATGGCTGTCTCCTTTTCGTCATTCATCGTCGTCGGGGTTCTCTGGTGTACGCATGATATAGGCCGCCCAGTAGGTCTTGCCCTGAACATCCGCCACAGTGATGCCGATGTCGTACTTCCTCACTTCCGGAGAGTCCAGCATATTGGGGTCCGGGGCATAATTGAATTTTCCTTCCAGCTCATCCATCAGGGCCTTGAACTGGGCCTGATTGGCCGGGTAGGGCCGGTCCAGATAGTAGCGTTTCTCTTTGTAATCGTCCAACTGGATGCCATAGCAGTAGTGGTGGATGCCCCGGATAAAGGCGGTGGAGCCGCGGCCCCATTCATAGCCGCCCTCATCAAAGCCAGCCCACATTCCATCCACATAATCGCCGTTCATCCGGGCTTCCAGACCCTCCTTCGCGGAGAAGGAGGGGGTGTCGTAGTCCACAAACATCTGCATCTCGGACTGAATGGAGTGTTCCAGACCTGCATTGTACTGCATTTTGAAGTACTGCACCTTCCGCCGGGTCAGCTCGGCGTTGATGATCTCAAAGATCTTTCTGCCGTCCCGGATCACCGGAATCGGGGGCGAATCGGGAGCCTCCGGAAGCGGAGGGCCAAGGGTGGTGATCTCCTCACTGTGAAAGGGGTCGTAGGTAGAGGGGTCGACGGAGCTGCCGGAGTCCGGGACGTCCGGGGCACCGGAGCCGCCGAAGCACTTGTCCTCACAGCCTGCCAGCGCCAGCATCACCGCCGATGCGCCGGAGAGCTTGAGGAACGTCCGTCGGTCATATCGTTTCATGGGGGTGCTCCTTTCTATAAAGCCCCGGGCACGCTGTGAGGCTTCCGTGCCCGGGGCAAACAGGGGGTTAAATGGGAATTGTTGTGGTTAAGGGGTTACTTTTTTGCCTTCGGCTGCGACTGCGTACCAGTAGAGATTTCCACCCAAATAGGTAAACACCTTGATGCCAACAAGCGTGAGTTCCGCCGAACCAATGCTCGTTATTTGATTCGGAGTATAAGTCTGCAGTGCATTTTTCATATTAGCGACATCATCGTCATAAGGCAGCATGTAAACTGGGGCTGGGCGCGTTAATTTCACATACTGACCGCCGTGGTCACTGTCCAACCTAATAACCGTCTCATACAACGTTGGCTCATCAATAACTCCCACGGCAAAATCAGCATACTTTTCGGCAGCAACGTTCAGTATGCTATCCAGCTTGAGATCACCCCATCCCTTATCTCTACGGAAAAGGTTGATGGCTTCCAGCACTTTGGCTTCCTTGCCGGTGGGTGTTGCGGGAGGTGCGGGAGGTGCGTAGGGCCCGTCGTCGCAGCCTGCCAGCGAGAGTGCCACAACGGCTGCGCCGGTGAGGGTGAGGAATTCGCGTCGGTTCATCTCTTTCATGGGGGTGCTCCTTTCTTCTTATAAAGCCCCCGGACACAGGGGGAGTGTGCCCGGGGCAAAAGGGGGAAGTCTGATTATCTTATGCCTTGTTGTACAGGAATATAGCAGCGGTCATGTAGGTCACATTCTTAACCACCGGGAAATAAATGCTGATGAACTCTGCATTGGAGCTATTAGAATTGCTGTTCAGCAGGTCCTCTACAAAAGCCTGAACGACAGTATCCTCGCAAGAATACTTATACTTCAGAGCCACCATACCATCGGTATCCTCGTCGCAGACCATACCTGCGAAACTGTTATCGCCATACTTTTTCATTTTATCCCTAAACTTAAGCCTTTCATCCGAAAGTATATCATCGTCACTCTTTACCCACTTATGCGGTGTCTCGTTGGCCTCTTCAAAAACACGTCCGTAGCCCCTTACGATGCCCACCGCATCCTGATTGAGAATCAGCTGCTTATTGACAACCGCCCCTGCATCGTACTTTTCCTTCCAGACCTTGTTGATGGCTGCCAGCAGATCGGCTTCTTTGGGCGTAGTGGGTGCGGGAGGCGCGGAGGGCCCGCCGCTGCAGCCTGCCAGCGAGAGTGCCACAACGGCTGCGCCGGTAAGGGTGAGGAATTCGCGTCTGTTCAGTTCTTTCATGGGGTGCTCCTTTCTGTTTGTCCCCCCTGCTTTTTAGGGGGCTCTGGTTTGGGTATTCTCTGCACTTGCAGTCCGCTCCATCTTATGCTATTCTTATGAATAGAATCCGCAGTTGCCTGTTGACACGTTTTGTGCACAGCGACAGGCTTTCTGCACCGGCGCAGGACTTTTTCTGGTTGTACTGTACCATACCCGGGAAAAAATTGCCCCCTCAGAAAAGCCGTTTTTGGGGGGCAATTCCAAAAAAATTTTTGGGGTTTTGGTGCTTCCCCCTCAAAAAATCCCCCCAAAAAGCCCAAAATTGGGGGGATTTTGGGGCAGTTCCCCCCAAAAAACAGGCAGCTGCAGCCCTGCCTGTGCCGGTTTTCCCCCTCTGGCTGCAATTGCGGAAAGGAGTCATGAAAAATGGAACGAAGGACATTTTTAAAGATTGCGGCGCTCGTCCCCGGTCTGGCTCTTGCGGGCTGCGGCGGCAGCAAGACCCTGCTTTCTCCCAAGGACCCCACCATGCTCAGCATCTGGCATGTGTACGGCGAACAGGCCGACTCGCCCATGAACCGCCTGCTGACCGAGTTCAACGACACGGTGGGCAGGGAGAAGGGCATCCTGCTCAACGTGACCAACATGACCAACAGCGCCGCCATCGGCGGCCAGCTGCAGGATGCCAAGGCCGGCAAGCCCGGCGCGCTGGATCTGCCGGACCTGTTCTCGGCCCACCCCGCGGACGCCAGCGCTCTGGGCATTGAGAACCTTGTGGACTGGAACGACTGGTTCACCGCCGAGGACATGGCGGCCTATGTGCCCGGCTTTGTGCAGGACGGCATCATTGACGGGAAGCAGGTGGTGTTCCCGGTGTCCAAATCCACCCAGCTCATCTTTTTGAACGGCTCCCAGTACGCCCGGTTTGCGGCGGACACCGGGGCGCAGCTTTCCACCCTTGCCACATGGGACGGCTTTTTTGAAATGGCGGGTGCCTACCGGCAGTGGTCGCAGGGCAAGCCCTTCTGCGCGCTGGACTACCCCCTGCGTCTGGTGGAGCTGAACGCGCTGGAGCAGGGCAGCGGCGAGCTGTACAAGGGCAGCTGGTACGATCTGACCAACGAGACCTTCCGCGCTTCGTGGATGGAGTTTGCCCGGGCGCTGGTGCAGGGCGATATTCTGATCTCGGACCTGTACTCCAACACGCAGGTGATGACCGGCGAGACGCTGGCGGGCCTTGGCAGCTCTGCGGCCATCCTTTATTACAATGATTTCGTCACCTACCCGGACAACACCACCGAGCCCACCGACCTGCTGCTGGCTCCTTTGCCTCACGCCGCAGGCACCGCCACGCCCCTGATGCCGCAGGCCGGTGTGGGCCTGTGCGCCTTCAAGACCACCGACCAGAAGGCCGAAGCCGCCGCGGTGTTCCTGCGCTGGCTCACCGAACAGCAGCGCAATCTGGAATTTGCCGCCGATACCGGCTACATGCCGGTGTCCAGCGCCGCCTTTGACGCCATTGCGGACTATCCCTTTGAGCAGCAGAGCTATCAGCGGCTGTACGACGTCTACAACGAAATGCGCATCCAGAACACCCCCCTGTCCGAACCGGGCATCGTGGGGTACCACGCCAAGGCCAAAACCTTGTACGACAGCCTGCGCCAGCGCCAGAAGGACTATCCCCAGCGCCTTGCGGACGGCGAAACGCTGGAAGCCCTTACCGAAGAGACATGGCAGCTGCTGTGTGACAATGCCTGAGCCTGCCGCTCAGCCGGAAAGGAGGGACTTTGATGCACTTTGTTGACCGGCACCGTGAAAAGATCCGCCAAAGCCCCATGAGCAGCCGGCTGCTGTGGGCCTGCCTGCTGCTGGTGGTGCTGCTGGTGTTGACCTTTGGTGCGGCGCTGTTCCTGTTTGCCAGCCTGCACAACACCAAAAAGGACATCAGCCGCAGTCTGCAGATCCAGTTTTCGGTGTTTCAGAATGATATGGAGCGCTATTTTGAACAGCTGGCGGTCATGGGCGTGAACCTGTCCGAGGACATGAGCGCAGAGGTGGACAAGGAGCTTGCCCTGCGGCAGATGTCCTTTGCCCAGCTGAACGACTCCCCCGAGGTGCTGAACGCGCTGGAGGAGGAAATGATCGAGCCGCTGTGCCGCCGTCTGCGCCAGACCGGCTGTTCCGGCGCCTTTGTGCTGCTGGATGCCACCGTCAACACCCGCATGGAGGGAGCAGAGCATTCCCGCGCCGGGCTGTATGTGCAGAAAAGCGGTGCCGACACCCCCACCGTGCCCCTGCTGCTGTACCGGGGCAGTGCACAGGTGGGCAAGGCCCACAGCGTGATGCCCCACCGCAAGTGGCGCATGGAGTTCCAGACCGACCAGTTCCCGGACTACGACCGCTGGATGACCCCCGGCAGCGCCCCGCTGTACCAGTCCTATACGCTGACCGAGCGGTTCGAGCTGCCCGGCACCTCGGAGGAGGTGCAGCTGTTTTTGCTGCCCCTGCGGGGGCGGGACGGCACGATGTACGGGCTGTGCGGCTTTGAAATCAGCGAGAGCTACTTCAAGCAGAACTTTGCCCAGCCCACCGGCTTTGACCGGCTGAGCTGCCTGCTTGCCCCGGCGGGGGACGGCCTTGCCGCCGATGCCGCCCTCAGCAGCGGCACCACCGGCGGCTACTACCATGCCCCCCGGGACACGCTGATGCTGCGCAGCATGGGCGGCGGGCTGACCCAGTTGACCGGCCCCGACAACGCCTATGCGGGCATCTCCCAGCTGTGCCGCCTGAGCGAGAGCCAGTCCTACCGGCTGGCGGTGTGCATCCCCATGGCAGACTACCGGAGACTGGTCTTTTCCGGCAATCTGCAGATGCTGCTCATCGGCCTGTTCATCGCCTTTTTCGTGGTGTTCTGCTGCATGAACTTCCACCGGCGCATCCTCTCGCCTGCGTTCCGGCAGTTCGAGGAGGACCGGCGGGAGTCCCGGCGGCGGATGGACGAGCTGCAGCTGGAACGTCAGCAGATGCAGACCGAGCTGTCCCGGCTGGCGGACGTGTGCCGCAACGAGTCGGTGCCCGATGCCTTCCAGACCTTTGTGGCGGGCATCCCCACCCTGACCAAGACCGAACGCCGCATCTTTGACGGCTACGCCGCCGGGCTGCGCACCCGGGAGATCGCGCAGCAGCTGGATATCAAGGACAGCACCCTGCGCTTCCACAACAAGAACATCTACGACAAACTGGGTGTCAGCTCCCTCAAGCAGCTGCAGCAGTTCGTGGCGATCCTGAACTCCGGCAGCGGCAGCGCCCCGGACGAAAACGCCCCGCCGAAAGGCCGCTGAACGGAATGCTCCCGCGCCGCTATCCCAAACACCTTTACTTGAAATAGGCCTGAAATGGTGGTAGAGTTGAGAAAAACAGGAGGAAGCAGTATGTGGTTTGTTTTTGCGTTGGGGTCAGCGGTATTTGCCGCATTGACTTCTATTCTTGCGAAGATCGGCATTGACGGAGTAAATTCCACGCTTGCCACGGCCATTCGCACTGCAGTTGTGCTCCTGATGAGCTGGGGCATGGTGTTTCTGACGGGAACACAGACCGGCATCGGGGATATTTCTCACAAAAGCTGGCTGTTCCTGATCCTATCCGGCCTTGCCACGGGTGCAAGCTGGCTGTGCTACTATCACGCTCTGCAGATCGGTGCAGCGTCCAAGGTGGTTCCTGTCGATAAACTGAGCGTGGTCATCACGCTGGCACTGGCATTTTTCATCCTGCATGAGCCGTTCACGGCAAAAAGTCTGATCGGCTGTGCGCTCATTGCTGCAGGAACCTTGTTCATGGTATTATAAAAGCAAGAAATGGCTGTGACACGCTGCGTGGTGCCGCAGCCTGCAGATCAAGCGCTTTCGTCTGATATAACTATTATTTTTGAACAAATGCCTTGACATCTTGTGCGGACTGCGTTATTATAAAGATAATAAAAGTTTGTTCAGAGAATCGAGCAGAACAAACAAGAGGGAAACCGAAAACCCTTTTGTTTGCTCTGCTCTTTTTCTTCTGTTCGGAAAACAGAGCGATCAGGAGGTATTTATGCTGGATGTAGCGATCATCGGCTGCGGCGTCATCGGCGCAGCAAGTGCCTACGAGCTGTCACACTACCGGCTGCAGACCGCGGTCTTTGAGGCGGAAAACGATGTGGCAGACTGCACGACCAAGGCCAACAGTGCTATTCTGCACGCCGGATACGATCCCGAGCCGGGCACCCAGATGGCACGGCTCAACGTGGAGGGCTCTGCACTGGCCAAGGAGATCTGTGCCCGTCTGGATGTGCCGTACCGTCAGTGCGGCAGTCTGGTGCTGGCCCTCAGCCCGGAGGAGCTGCCCCACCTGCAGAAACTGTATGAGAACGGCATCGCCAACGGCGTGCCGGGTATCCGGCTGCTTTCCGCAGAGGAAACGCTTGCCATGGAGCCGAATCTGGCCCCCAATGTGGTTAGCGCGCTGTATGCGCCCAGCGCCGCCATCGTCAGCCCGTGGGACTTTGCACTGGCCATGGCAGAAGTAGCCGTGCGCAACGGCGTGGAGCTGCACCGCAGCTGCCCTGTGACCCACATTGAA is part of the Faecalibacterium sp. HTF-F genome and harbors:
- a CDS encoding helix-turn-helix transcriptional regulator gives rise to the protein MHFVDRHREKIRQSPMSSRLLWACLLLVVLLVLTFGAALFLFASLHNTKKDISRSLQIQFSVFQNDMERYFEQLAVMGVNLSEDMSAEVDKELALRQMSFAQLNDSPEVLNALEEEMIEPLCRRLRQTGCSGAFVLLDATVNTRMEGAEHSRAGLYVQKSGADTPTVPLLLYRGSAQVGKAHSVMPHRKWRMEFQTDQFPDYDRWMTPGSAPLYQSYTLTERFELPGTSEEVQLFLLPLRGRDGTMYGLCGFEISESYFKQNFAQPTGFDRLSCLLAPAGDGLAADAALSSGTTGGYYHAPRDTLMLRSMGGGLTQLTGPDNAYAGISQLCRLSESQSYRLAVCIPMADYRRLVFSGNLQMLLIGLFIAFFVVFCCMNFHRRILSPAFRQFEEDRRESRRRMDELQLERQQMQTELSRLADVCRNESVPDAFQTFVAGIPTLTKTERRIFDGYAAGLRTREIAQQLDIKDSTLRFHNKNIYDKLGVSSLKQLQQFVAILNSGSGSAPDENAPPKGR
- a CDS encoding EamA family transporter; this encodes MWFVFALGSAVFAALTSILAKIGIDGVNSTLATAIRTAVVLLMSWGMVFLTGTQTGIGDISHKSWLFLILSGLATGASWLCYYHALQIGAASKVVPVDKLSVVITLALAFFILHEPFTAKSLIGCALIAAGTLFMVL